The nucleotide sequence gatctgatgcagaggccggggaatcccccttttcaaaaaaaaattataatACCAATGGCATCGGAAGATGCCGAGCAATTCATATTTCATATATATGGATTTAAGCATCTACAATTTTCAAACATCATTCACAGACACATGGTATGCCCTCAGCTGTAGGTGTCTACAACAAATCGCAAGGCTTCGCAAAACAACCTTATTTACTTCATACACCATTTACAATTTTATGCTGTACAATGGAAAACAAGATACGTGTGTGTGTACACATGGTCATTTTTATGTTTGTGTCTGCACCTTTCTAGAGAAAAGGGTGGACATCTGGGGGAAAAGCGTCTTCTTTTTCCGTAGCTTCTTGTCCGAAACAAATCCACCCATGCTATTATCTGACATATATGATATTGCTTCTGTAAGGACTTCCTTATTTTCCTTGTAAGAGGCCTCCTTGTATCCAGCAAATGGAGTACTCAAAGGACTAGATGCATGTTTTGCAGCTTCATGAGCTTTTCGAAGCTGCTTGTGTTCAGATCTCCATTTCCTCAACTGCGCCTCGGCGCCAAGTTTCCCCTCCTCTGCCATGGCAGCCCTCTGCGCTGCGATTTTCAGAGCATCCTTCTTTTGGTCCACACTCCCGGATACTTCAAGAAGTCTCTCCAGGCTCCTTGACTCAGACTCTTTCGCCAGCTCTATTTGCGCCAACGATGCCGCCACCCTTTCGCTGGCGAGCTCTTCGGCTTCATGAACCCTCTTGCTAAGAAGGTGGTATTCGCCTACCGGAAGTGTCACTCTCGGAGAATCTTCAGAGCTTGTAGCCTCCTCACTCTCTTGCAATGCTTGAGCTGCCACTAGTGCCAGCCTCTCGGATGCCTTAGACGCCTCTATTTCTTTCAAAGCTGCACGTAGCCTGACCTCCGCAGTCGTGGCAGCGGCCTTGGCTTGCTCGGCTTCTTCCTTGGACTTCATCAGTTCTTCTCGTGCCGAATGTGCTGCCACCTTGGCGTCATCTGCCTCCTGGGCTGCTCGCTGCAGCATTTTTGGAATGTCCGCCATTTTTGCTCTGCTTTCTGCTTCCTTGGTGTACGCCATTTCTATCTCTTGTTTTGTTCTACTGAGCTCGGCTTCTAGAGAGGAAACTGTGATGGACGCCATGCTCTCCCTCTGCTGCAATGTAACAAGTGAAGCTTTCTCCTTCTCCAGCTCCGAACTTAGCGATTCTGCAACAGCTCGTATTAAGTTGGCTTCATCATTTGTTTTTGCAATGTTTCCTCTAACATCCTCAAGCTCCATTCTGGCTGATGCTAGAGCTTGCTGGATTGACCTGCTCATTTCTCTATCTTCCTCAGAACCATGCTCCTCAACTGCTCCATCTTCTTCGCTCGATTTGTTTGCCATATAGGCAGCCAGATCAGCACTGAGCCTAAGCAAAATGCCCTTGTTTCCATCAAGTTTGGACTGCGCAGAGGTTTTGGATAGGATTTGCTCATCGAGTTGCCGCAGCTCCTCTTTCGCCTGCTGCAGCTCTCTCTCCCAGGCCAGGCAATCCTGCTCCTTTGCCAAAGCCGCTCCAAGCCTGTGTTCTTCTGCGTCGTGATGCGCGGTGTGTGCTAAATCGAGAGATTCTCTGGATGCGAATAGCTCTAGAGTAAGCTCCTCGACTCGCTTCTCTGTCTCCTTCGCAGAAGAAGCAGCTTCCTCTGCTCTCTTGATTGCTGCATCCCTTTCAGTTATTAAAGTGGTGTACTGTTCTTGTGTTGATCCTAATACCTCCTTGACCATCTTCAGTTCCTCAATAGCCTTTTGATGCCGTTCTTTGGCTACTGCCAACTCTGTTTGAGCTACTACACTAGCTCCATTGTCGATCCCCAGCTCCATTTCTTGTGCCCTGAGCTGTGCAAGTTCAGAATCCTGCTTTGATTGCTCTAGTTCAACCTGTGCTCTCTCCAGCTTGTGCTTCAGCTCCTCTACAAGTCTTTTCGTTGTCTCTAGCTCCTCGACCACTTGCGATCTTGCCATTTCAGCAGTTTCTGAACCTTGTTTGACTTGTGGAATGTCTTGTTTAACCTTCTCAAGTTCAAGTTGCATAGCCCCGCGCCTCTGCATATAATATAAACGAAGTTCTGTAATTATTATATGCAGTAGTCTACAACACAAAAGTTTAAATGTGTTCCTAAAAGAGGAAGTGCATTACCTCCATTGTATGATTTCTGTATGCTTTCCAGTCAACAATTCCTCCAAACTTGGTAACAGCCTCTTTAACAGACTCAAATGGTGCAGCAGTATCAACAAGACCTTTGTATGGCCTGCTTTCAGTTACTGCTCTCTTATTTGGGGTGGCCGCAATGTTTGCATGATGATCCATATTGTCCCCGTTAGATTTTCTTGCACTTGTTACCATTATACTGCCACTGCCTGAACCACTATCAGATATGTTGTTCACTTTTTCAGTGTTATTTGTGGAAGTTGTGTCATCTGTCTTGTCGTTCAAGGAATTGTTGGATACTTCTAGACCTACAACGGTATTCAAGTTCTCCTGTTGCTCTGTCAAGTTGTGAGGTAGCTTTTCTTGAATCTCCAACGATGGATCTAGATTTTCTGCAAGAACTGGTGCCGGCTCTGCAGCACCCTGCATGCTTGCGTCCCTGCGATGAGTGCTATCGATAGTTTCCATGTTAGCGGATAAATCGCTGGCTGCTCACAGGTCCTCTCGTTTTATTGCATTCAGCAGGATTAGCCTTTTTGACAAGATGTTCTCCTGAAGAAATTTCAAACAAAACGAGGGCAAAGCTTTTATAGAAGGTGAAGGCAAAGCCAGAGAAGTACATAAGACAAACGAAAGCCTCCACATAATACAGAGAAAATAAGCTGTGAGAACGAACTCAAGTGTGAAGTGTTgtagagtactccctccgtaaagaaatataagagagtTTAGATCGCCAAAGTAGTGATTtatacgctcttatatttctttacagagggagtatttgccaATTTTCAACAATAATATTATTATGTGTTTTTCATGGCTTGACTGAAGGTATAGTATTACGAACAGAGCAGCCAGTTCAAGAGTTTTTTTTCCCAGAAAACTATGACATGTTTCTATAATGGCTATGATCGTCACCCATTTCTACAGACTGACCTTTTCATCCCTGCAATTATTCAGCAACTGTTCCACCTAACCTTATTGGATTTCCATATAGGCATAAAGCCGAACAAAAGGGAAAGGCGACGAATTTGCAacttttctctccggaaaatatacAAACATCATGATTAAACAAGAAGAGCGTCTCAAGTTCCTGTCCCAGCGGTGTTTTTAATTGCCAGTTAAGCAGCCAAAAACTATATATGCAGTCGATGAAATCCATGCGGTCTTCTTCTGGCCATCCAAGAGGATTTTTTGTCTTTTGCCAGCGTATTTGCTCTGTTTCTCATCCGTTGGACAACAGGACAGGTGCACACAGTCTTGCAGACCGCGGAATATATCATGTAAAGATGATCTAATCGCATGCCTATCAATCAAATCAAATGAAATAACGAGTTAACGACATAACAGAAACTACAACCTCCGTTCCGTAGTTTTAgttcattcaaatttgaactaaaaccacgacgactattttggaacggagggagcagttGGTTGCTAATGTATGAGTTCCAAACCAAGGGCAGCTAGCTCACGTAACTAGAAAGAAAGTACTCCCAGAACCAAGTCAGTCTTGCGCGTGCGTATTGACTTGATCAATTCCCCAAAGGGGCACCAGTTGACCAGAAAGTGGGAACCCAGAAATGCACAGAACCCTCGGAACAAATCTTCCCCAAGAACTCCCAGAAGCCCGAATCCATGTCGGGGGCCCCGGCAAAATCGACAGCTCCGCATGTAACGAACCGAATTCAAAGCAGGGAGATATGGTATGAGCTCGCTTTAATTACCTGGTCGCGGGATGAATGGATGAACGATTGGATTCCCTCCGCCTCCGGCCAGAGTGAAGCGACCCCTCCCGCCGATTGGAAACTCTGCCCTTTTCTCTCTCTGCTTCGAGTTGGCTCTGCCTGGCTTGTTTCCTCGAAGAGTCCAGGGGAGACCTGACCGGGTGTGCCTCTCGCCTTGCTTTTCTCGGAGTAGCGTTGTCTCCGTGTAGCTCGTCGCGTCACTGCGCActccccgtcgccgtcgtcgtagTGGCTCTAGCTCTGGGTCAGTGATTACGTAGCGGAGGGTTTAGGATGGGATTGGTGGTGCTTTTGCGCACGGCACCCTCTGCTTTACTAAAACCCGCAAGCGTTGATGATTATTTAGGGTAAAGGGATCGCTAAATCTCAGTCGACCGAGACTTAACAAAGCCTCGGTAGATGCTACATCCACGGGATCTTATGTggagatccgtgcaaaattttctatTTAGTTTTTTTACATATTATGTCATTTGATTTAGACTTGACTAAGTCTTAGTTGACTGAGACCTAGCCATACCCTTAAGGTAATTAGGGCATCTCCGGTAGATCCCTCAAACATATATTTGAGAAGAAAAGGTGAGTTTTAGAGAGTTAATGACTAGCTAGCAGATCACAACTTtgtcaaataaaataaaattatctCACTCCCGAAAAACCATCCCACATAAGCAATCTGGTCCAGCATGCCGCTCTGGACTAAAAGTAGGGAAACAGTTGCGCAACATCCAAGCCACAACGCCGCCGTCCACCTTAAGCCGGCCGGCCCCCCGGGCCACCCCGCCGCCGTTGGCAGCTACACTAAGCCACCCCACAGCTCCAACACCCCCTCCCCCGCCTTCTCCTTCATCGTTGGCACCGGATTTGTCGTCGCCGCCGCCATTGTCACAAGGGTAAAATCCGCCACTGATGAGCATCGATGTGACCGAAAATGGAGGCATACAAGGGTGAAAGATGCTTCCCTACGAGCAAAGCCCCCGCCGACCTATGGCGCTAAAATGATCGTTCTCAATGGTTGTCGTTGTCGCCCTCCGTTACGCTCACGTTGGCTCGGCGTTGAGCTCGTTACCGAGTCGTACGCATGTGGGCGAGTCATCTCGATGCAGCagcggcctcgtcgccggcgccgccccaaaTCCGGGGTCGGTGCTCCTTTGCGGTTGCAAGTATCTAGTCGTTCAAAAAACATTGAACACACTGAATATCCCAAGCAAGACTTTTTTGCTTGTGGTGACCAAGAAAGCAAGGTATAACCGTAATCCCTTTTTATGTTGCAATTAGATATAAAAAATCGTTGCTCAAAACATTTTACACATGCAAAGAGGTTAGAATTGCAACACATGGATATGTGTGGATCTCTTAACGGTTTATGTAAGTCAACTGCTTGACTATTATCATCGATCACTGAGGGAGAAGCTAGATGCTGTGTTGCTAGATGCACAGGAGAAGAATGACCAAAAAATCGTGATGCAAGCCAAAATCAAGTCGATGCAAGCCTAGAGAAGAAAATTGAAAAAGCTTCACCTTGCACTCGTAGCAGCGGCCATGATTTGGTTCTTAGGTCCTGGATCATTTGCAGGTCTTCTTTGGGTGGGTGCTATTGCACTGATGCTGTTCTTGGCTTAGGCAATGATGAGTAGAGTTatctagtgttggaaatatgccctagaggcaataataaaatggttattataatatttccttgtttatgataattgtttattatccatgctagaattgtattgataggaaactcagatacatgtgtggatacatagacaacaccatgtccctagtaagcctctagttgactagctcgttgatcaatagatggttacgatttcctgaccatggacattggatgtcgttgataacgggatcacattattaggagaatgatgtgatgggcaagacccaatcctaagcctagcacaagatcgtgtagttcgtatgctaaagctttttctaaATGTCaactatcttttccttagaccatgagattgtgcaactcccggacaccgtaggaatgctttgggtgtaccaaacgtcacaacgtaactgggtggctataaaggtgcactacgggtatctccgaaagtgtctgttgggttggcacgaatcgagactgggatttgtcactctgtgtgacggagaggtatctctgggcccactcggtaggacatcatcataatgtgcacaatgtgatcaaggagttgatcgcgggatgatgtgttacgaacgagtaaagagacttgccggtaacgagattgaacaaggtatcgggataccgacgatcgaatctcgggcaagtagtataccggtagacaaagggaattgtatacgagattgattgaatccttgacatcgtggttcatccgatgagatcatcgtggaacatgtgggagccaacatgggtatccagatcccgatgttggttattgaccagagagatgtctcggtcatgtctgcatgattcccgagcccgtagggtctacacacttaaggtttgatgattctagggttatagggaaggtatgtacgcggttaccgaatgttgttcggagtcccggatgagatcccggacatcgcgaggagtcccggaatggtccggaggtgaagattgatatattggacgaagggttttggagtccagaagtgtttcggaggtaccgggtgatgaccagcatgaccgaaaggtgtttcgggagccccggcaagtgttggggggagggggcttcatgggccaaggggagggggcaaaccagcccactaaggggctgtgctcccccctcacctattcccacatgaccagggggtttggggcgccccatctagggttcccacctcctggcttagGGGCCAAGTCACctaaaggggagatcccatctgccctggccgccgcccccctaggggaaactctagggcgcctccccctctcccttccccctatatatagtggaggttttggggctgcccaacacatgagtctctctctcccaaggcgcagccctacctctctccctcctcgtctctcgtagtgcttggtgaagctctgctggagtaccgcgctccttcaccaccaccacgtaatcgtgctgctgctggatggagtcttccccaacctctccctctctccttgctggatcaaggcatgggagacgtcaccgggctgcacgtgtgttgaacgcggaggcgccgttgttcggcgcttagatcggaatcgaccgcgatctgaatcaccacgagtacgactacctcatccgcgttcttgaatgcttccgctcgcaatctacaagggtatgtagatgcactcctctctcttgttgctagtctctccatagatagatcttggtgactcataggaaaattttgaatttctgttatgttccccaacagtggcatcacgagctaggtctatgtgtagtttctatgcatgagtagaacccaagttgttgtgggcgttgattttgttcagtatgcttaccgttactagtttttgcaaacaacaattagaggacgtctaacttgtttttgcagggtatgctatgtgatgtgatatggccaaaagaatgtgatgaatgatatatgatgtatgagattgatcatgttcttgtaataggaatcacgacttgcatgtcgatgagtatgacaaccggcaggagccataggagttgtctttatttattgtatgacatgcatgtcactgaataacaccatgtaattactttacttcattgctaaaccgttagccatagtagtagaagtaatagttggcgagacaacttcatggagacacgatgatggagatcatgatgatggagatcatggtgtcatgccggtgacgatgatgatcatggagccccgtagatggagatcagaaggagcaaaatgatattggccatatcatgtcactttttgattgcatgtgatgtttatcatgtttatgcatcttatttgcttagaacgacagtggTAAATAAGATgacataataatttcaagaaaatgttccctctaactgtgcaccgttgcgaaagtttgttgtttcgaagcaccacgtgatgatcgggtgtgatagattccaatgttcacatacaacgggtgtaagccagatttacacacgcgaaacacttaggttgacttgacgagcctagcatgtacagacatggcctcggaacacaagagaccgaaaggtcgaacatgagtcgtatggtggatatgatcaacatgaagatgttcaccgatgatgactagtccgtctcacgtgatgatcggacacgacctagttgactcggatcatgtatcacttaagatgactagagggatgtctatctgagtgggagttcataagatgaacttaattatcttgaacatagtcaaaagttttttgcaaattatgtcgtagctcgtgctttagttctactgttttagatatgttcctagagaaaatttagttgaaagttgatagtagcaattatgcggaccgggtccgtaaactgaggattgtcctcattgctgcgtagaaggcttatgtccttaatgcaccgctcggtgtgctgaacctcgaacgtcgtttgtggatgttgcaaacatctgacatacacgttttgatgactatgtgatagtttagtgggtaatgttaaatggtttagaattgaggcaccaaagacatttttgaaatgtcgcagaacatatgagatgttccaagagctgaaattgggatttcaggctcgtgcccacgtcaagaggtatgagacctctgacaagtttcttaacctacaaactaagggagaaatgTTCAATCGTTGAGCTTCTACTCAGATGGTCTGGGTACAACAaacacttgaatcaagtgggagttaatcttccagatgagatagtgatgtttctccaaagacattgccaccaagctactagagcttcgtgatgaactatgacataacatggatagatatgatgatccttgagctattcgcgatgttcgacaccgcgaaagtagaaatcaagtaggagcatcaattgttgatggttagtaaaaccattagtttcaagaaaggcaagggcaagaagggatgcttcatgaaacggcaaaaagttgctgctctagtgaaaaacccaaggttgaacccaaacccaagactaagtgcttctgtaataagaggaatggacactaaagcagaaccaccctagatacttggtagataagaaggtaggcaaggtcgacggaagtatattggatatacatcatattaatgtgtactctactagtgctcctagtagcaccatggtaatagataccggttcggttgctaagtgttagtaactcgaaataaaaggctacggaataaacggagactagctaaaggtgagataacgatgtgtgttggaagtgtttccaaggttgatgtgatcaaacatcgcacg is from Triticum aestivum cultivar Chinese Spring chromosome 1B, IWGSC CS RefSeq v2.1, whole genome shotgun sequence and encodes:
- the LOC123131863 gene encoding protein WEAK CHLOROPLAST MOVEMENT UNDER BLUE LIGHT 1, with protein sequence METIDSTHRRDASMQGAAEPAPVLAENLDPSLEIQEKLPHNLTEQQENLNTVVGLEVSNNSLNDKTDDTTSTNNTEKVNNISDSGSGSGSIMVTSARKSNGDNMDHHANIAATPNKRAVTESRPYKGLVDTAAPFESVKEAVTKFGGIVDWKAYRNHTMERRGAMQLELEKVKQDIPQVKQGSETAEMARSQVVEELETTKRLVEELKHKLERAQVELEQSKQDSELAQLRAQEMELGIDNGASVVAQTELAVAKERHQKAIEELKMVKEVLGSTQEQYTTLITERDAAIKRAEEAASSAKETEKRVEELTLELFASRESLDLAHTAHHDAEEHRLGAALAKEQDCLAWERELQQAKEELRQLDEQILSKTSAQSKLDGNKGILLRLSADLAAYMANKSSEEDGAVEEHGSEEDREMSRSIQQALASARMELEDVRGNIAKTNDEANLIRAVAESLSSELEKEKASLVTLQQRESMASITVSSLEAELSRTKQEIEMAYTKEAESRAKMADIPKMLQRAAQEADDAKVAAHSAREELMKSKEEAEQAKAAATTAEVRLRAALKEIEASKASERLALVAAQALQESEEATSSEDSPRVTLPVGEYHLLSKRVHEAEELASERVAASLAQIELAKESESRSLERLLEVSGSVDQKKDALKIAAQRAAMAEEGKLGAEAQLRKWRSEHKQLRKAHEAAKHASSPLSTPFAGYKEASYKENKEVLTEAISYMSDNSMGGFVSDKKLRKKKTLFPQMSTLFSRKVQTQT